The following is a genomic window from Streptomyces chrestomyceticus JCM 4735.
GGCACTATCAGCCGTAACGCGAGCAATCAGCCATCTTGAGTGGGTGTTTCCCCCAGGTGGTGAGTACATTGGCCCCTTGCGGAGCCGGGGTGTCCTCTCCCGCCGGGGTGCACCGCCAGGTCCGTACGCCGCGCCGACGGCGGCCCGCCCGCCCACGAGAGAATGGACCTTCCTTGAGCACGCCCCGCCTCGTCCCGCTGTCCCCGACCACCTGGGCGTGGACGCACGACAGCACCGCCTGGGGGTACAGCAACTGCGGGCTCGTGGCGTCCGACGGCGAAGCGCTCCTGATGGACACGCAGTTCACGCTCCAGGCCACCCGCGAGCTGCTGGCCGCGATCGCCGGCGCCGTACCGGACGCGACGGTGACCACCGTGGTCAACAGCCATCAGAACGGCGACCACACCTGGGGCAACGAGCTGGTCGCGGACGCGGAGATCATCACGTCCGAGGCGTCCGCGGCGCACCTGTGCCAGGAGATGACCCCGGACATGCTGGCGGCCCTCAGCCGCAGCGAGCCGACCACCGCGGTCGCCGCCTACGCCGTCGAGCACTTCGGCGTCTTCGACTTCGGCGGCATCACCGTCACCCCGCCGACCCGGACCTTCACCGGCAGCCTGGACCTCACCGTCGGCCGCACCGCGGTACGGCTGCTCGACCTGGGCCCCGGGCACAGCGCGGGCGACGTGGCGCTGCACGTGCCCGAG
Proteins encoded in this region:
- a CDS encoding MBL fold metallo-hydrolase → MSTPRLVPLSPTTWAWTHDSTAWGYSNCGLVASDGEALLMDTQFTLQATRELLAAIAGAVPDATVTTVVNSHQNGDHTWGNELVADAEIITSEASAAHLCQEMTPDMLAALSRSEPTTAVAAYAVEHFGVFDFGGITVTPPTRTFTGSLDLTVGRTAVRLLDLGPGHSAGDVALHVPEDGVVFTGDALFEGGHMIVWSGSLTSCVTACDTLLATGATTFVPGHGRITDRAGVTAFRDRLSRIMDTATAHARKGMELTQAARLVKKEYAGDLAHPERLFTAVAAAYREAGAEHVPSTTFELVEGMAQLAAG